One window of the Oligoflexus sp. genome contains the following:
- a CDS encoding helix-turn-helix transcriptional regulator, with protein MQIATAFGAALKKIRRSRSLSQKQLALDCGLDRTFISLLERGKRQPSLGTVFQISKALDIPAVDIIRYTEKAMTRPGRRQLPLRR; from the coding sequence ATGCAAATCGCGACAGCCTTCGGGGCGGCATTAAAAAAAATTCGGCGCTCCCGTTCCTTGAGCCAAAAGCAACTGGCGCTGGATTGTGGCTTGGATCGTACCTTCATTTCCCTTTTGGAACGCGGCAAAAGGCAGCCGAGCCTCGGCACTGTGTTTCAGATCTCGAAGGCCTTGGACATTCCGGCGGTTGATATCATTCGATACACCGAAAAAGCCATGACACGCCCGGGACGGCGCCAGCTTCCTCTCAGGCGTTGA